Below is a window of Helicobacter colisuis DNA.
CTTGTTGGTAGCACTCATCATCCAATAAAAGCACATCTACTTGCATAGTCACATCAATCTCTTGTGTCTCAACCATCTCTAAACCAATTTTTGAAATACTAAGCGAGGCGAGCTTAGTAATCATTGGATTTTTATTTACTAGGTATATTTTCATTTGAAAAAGCGCTCCATTCTTTTTAATTTTTTGCAATGAAAGAATTTGCTAAAATTTCAAAATTTTAACAACTTTTATCTTAAGATTCACAAGGAAATTTTAATGTTTAACAAACTTTTCTGTATTTTTTACTTTTACTTTATGCTTTCACTCCCTGCCTTTGCACAATCGCTTTATTTTATGCCACAGGAGCAAAATCAAGCAATCAAACAACTAATTAGCACAATAAAAAGCGCTCAAAATACTCTTGATATTGCCATTTATAGCTTCACAAATCGCGAAATTAGCAAAGCTATCCGAGATACTGCCAAAAAGGGTGTGCAAGTGCGAATTATTTATGATAAAAAGTCCAATCAAAAAAATAATCACTCCACCATTGGCTACCTTGCTAAACTTAAAAATATACAAACTTGCTTTTTGGAGGGCAAACGCTCACAAAATGGAAAATATAATGGACTAATGCATAGC
It encodes the following:
- a CDS encoding phospholipase D-like domain-containing protein, coding for MFNKLFCIFYFYFMLSLPAFAQSLYFMPQEQNQAIKQLISTIKSAQNTLDIAIYSFTNREISKAIRDTAKKGVQVRIIYDKKSNQKNNHSTIGYLAKLKNIQTCFLEGKRSQNGKYNGLMHSKMAIIDDKHLILGSANWSKSAFEANYETLAILKNKEFIQKAQKEFEAMFKECEKY